One window of the Chloroflexota bacterium genome contains the following:
- a CDS encoding glycyl-radical enzyme activating protein, which produces MGIVFNIQRFSIHDGPGIRTTVFLKGCPLKCRWCCNPESWDLYPEIITNDLKCIRCGKCQQACPEEAIVMGQGTRRIDRSKCNSCLKCAEVCPTGAIAVSGAYMTVQEVVREVERDRLFYQNSGGGVTVSGGEPLAQWEFATKLLKECKAKGIHTALDTSGYAPWEALEKVLDYTDLALFDIKHLDAEQHRKGAGKSNRLILDNARKTAAKVRTWLRVPLIPGYNDSEEHLRRIAEFGLETGAEKISLLPYHVWGKAKYDRLGRRYPMEGTPLPSDEFVKERQRAMESLGAKVTIGR; this is translated from the coding sequence CTGGGCATAGTATTCAATATTCAGAGATTCAGCATCCACGACGGGCCTGGAATCAGGACTACCGTATTCCTCAAGGGATGCCCCTTAAAGTGCCGCTGGTGCTGCAACCCAGAATCGTGGGATTTGTATCCTGAGATCATCACCAACGATTTGAAGTGTATACGCTGTGGCAAGTGCCAGCAGGCGTGTCCGGAAGAAGCTATTGTCATGGGTCAAGGGACCAGACGTATCGATCGATCCAAGTGCAATTCGTGCTTGAAATGCGCCGAGGTCTGCCCCACTGGAGCCATAGCTGTTAGCGGCGCATACATGACCGTGCAGGAGGTGGTAAGAGAGGTCGAAAGGGATCGGCTTTTCTACCAGAACTCCGGGGGTGGAGTAACTGTTTCAGGAGGCGAACCGCTGGCACAATGGGAATTCGCCACCAAATTGCTGAAGGAATGTAAAGCAAAGGGAATCCATACGGCTCTTGACACATCGGGATATGCTCCCTGGGAGGCACTGGAAAAGGTGTTGGATTACACCGACCTGGCCCTCTTCGATATTAAGCACCTGGACGCGGAACAGCACCGCAAGGGTGCGGGGAAAAGTAACAGGCTCATCCTCGACAATGCGCGGAAGACGGCAGCGAAGGTAAGGACATGGCTCAGAGTGCCCTTGATCCCTGGGTATAACGATTCAGAGGAACACTTGAGAAGAATAGCTGAATTCGGGTTGGAAACTGGAGCGGAAAAGATTTCACTGCTCCCCTATCACGTCTGGGGGAAAGCAAAATACGACAGGCTGGGAAGACGATATCCCATGGAGGGAACCCCGCTGCCCTCGGATGAGTTCGTCAAGGAGCGCCAGCGCGCTATGGAGAGTCTGGGGGCAAAAGTCACCATTGGTAGGTGA